From the genome of Tenrec ecaudatus isolate mTenEca1 chromosome 1, mTenEca1.hap1, whole genome shotgun sequence:
AAGACCTGCCCTGCACGGGAGTGGAAGCAGAGACAAAAGCAGTATCTTCTTCAGGTGCACAACCATTTTTTTTTTATGAGACGCTCCTTCAATCTCGATTCTAGAATTCTCCTCACACAGGTTCTCCTCAGTCGGGCTCTACCGAGAATTGTGTCCTTTTCTCCCTGGTGGTGCCTGGGCCTTCCTTCTCCCAGGCCCTCCGGAGGGATTGGGTTCATGGTGTCTGGGCAATGGAGAATGAAAGGAGAGTTGAGGTTTGGATAAGAGCCGTCTATTCTCACCACCATCCTCCacttgctaaggagccctggtggtgtaatgggtcatGCATTAAGCTGCTCACTgccaggccggcagttcaaaaccactcagagggagaaagatgtggttttctattcccataaggattgATCGTTTGAGAAATCCACCTGGGGGTAGTTCCACTCTTTCCTAAAGGATCtcaatgagtcagactcaactcgatggcagtgagcttggttaggGATTGACCTGTGTTTGACCCTAGGATGCAGGGCAGATGGCCAAGATGCCAGCTACAACTCCTACTGGACCCTGACTGGAGGCAGCATATTGGTCCAGCCAACCGCTCTGGACCTTGGCCACCCCCAGTCTCACTTGTGTCAACCAAACCGTAGCAGCAACAATAGCTCTCCCTTACACACTCTCTGTTTTGAGGTGGGGACTGCTGTTTGCACACGATGGATACCCCCAGTCTCACTTGTGTCAACCAAACCGTAGCAGCAACAATAGCTCTCCCTTACACACTCTCTGTTTTGAGGTGGGGACTGCTGTTTGCACACGATGGATACAAGACAGCCTAACAAAGTGTGTGGAAAATGAGATTGAGAGATTGAACATGTTCCAAGAACTGTACTCCTTTGAGGAAGGTACAATGATTATCCCCAGATGAGGAAAGTGAGGGTCAAAGAAGCTCACACTTCTGGTGCGTGGCAGGATGAGGATTCAAACCCAGGAAGTTCAGCTCCAGAGTCTATGCTGCTAACCACTCAGCAATGCTCCGGGATGACCATGTAGGCATCTGGACCCATTCATTATGCAGTTCATTTTCAGTCTGATAGCATGAAAGTGTTCGTTCAATGCAGATTTAGAAGGCAGAATGAGTTTTGTGTTAGAGAAAAGTTTAAGAACAAAAGGTGTATTACACCTGGAAGAGATAAAATCACACAGCTAACTACATTTACCCTACTTAGAAGAGTCCCTGGGCATGCAGGCGGTTTGTGCACAAATACTGACCTACGGGCTAGCAGACCAGACCTGCCTAGCAGTACCTGGTGGGaagccctggcaatctgctcctgtgagATTACAGCCAGGTGACTCTAAAGAGCACCATTGCTCTGAAACCCATGGGGGTGGGTCTGGGGGGGTTGTctagagccagaattgactcgcaAACAATGGGTTTGTTTCATATTATGCTTTAGTTTACCCTGCTTTTCAAAACCCACTGGCATCAgggaaatgccaactcatagagaccttacaggacaggatagaaccgccCCAGTGGGTTCCTGAGCTTGTtagctctttacaggaaaagaaagtttgacccgtggagtggttggtggttttgaactgatgaccggcCGCTTAGCAAGCCAatccttaaccactgcgccaccaggcctTCACGTGCCCAGGGAGAACGATCAAACGGCAATATGCTCTAACTTTGATAGGCTTCTCAGTGCCTCTGGCGACATGAGCTCTCTCCTCGAGATAGCGGTGGTAAATAAACCCATAGTCCTCAGCTGCATCATGTGACCGCGATGGAGTCGCACGTCTTACAAAACGAGCTCCTGAGAGATTGCCCAGGTAGCCCACCCTGCAGTCAGTCTTTGTCCTTGTGCAAGCCTCCCGGGAGAAGGGCTTTCCAGAGCAGAAGGGATGTGAGAGGCTGAGAGAGGAACCACGGCAGTTTCTGAGGAGATACACCCTTTATTTTTGCACAGGTGATGCAGGAGAAGCAGAAAGTTTGCCACGTGCGAGTTCCCACGTTGGCGTACAATGACTTGGTCCTAGGATGCTGGGGAAGCGGGCAGGGAGGAGGACGTGCGCAATTTGGAGCAGGCTGTGGGGGTCCGGTCTCATCTTCTTTTCGGTGGCCCTCCTGGGACCCACATTAGCAGCAGCCCCCAGAGCCGGAGCAGCAGCCAGAGCCCCCCGAGGGCTCGCACTCACCGCACTCGGGGTTCTGGTGCCGGCGGTGGAAGAGATGTGGTCTGTGGTGGCTCAggcagcagcccccacccccagagctgcAGCAGCCCCCGGAGCTGGGCCCACAGCAGCCCCCGGAGCTGACGCTGCAGCAGGAAGAGGTTTGAGGGCACTTCGGGGGACACTTTGGGGGACACTTGGGggggcatttgggagggggctggcacTGCTGCTGGTTCTGCTGGCAGGACATGTCGTCAGATCACTTAACCTGGAAGAGAATCATGGCATGATTAAATAGGCGAACCCCAAACTCATGGTTTTTACCTCCTTCAGAATCAGCCCATTAGGGGATGTGAAACCGTACCCCGCACATATAGAGATGTAGCCAGAAGGAAACAGAATCCAGTGATACCACGTGCATTGTATTCTCATTTACAAAGGGAAACAGGTGTTTCTCCGTCTCCACATCCCTGCGCGTCAGTATGCTCAATCCTCTCTGAAGGGCCGTCACGCACTGTCCTCCAGTCTGTGCCAGCTCAGAGCAAGCCTGtgggacagagcggaactgcttccgggactctttgggggagtagacaTCTCtggcttcctcccaaggagcagctggtgctgacAAACGGCAGGCTTTGAGGATCACAGACTAACGTGTGTAACCATGACCCCACCACGGCTCCGTTCGAGGCGGCATTGTTCTAACATACTCCAGACGGAGTCCCTGGTAGTGCACACCGCGGAAATGTTGGCTAGCGGTCGGCTTGTCTCTTCCATTCGTAGAACCTTCTGCTTAGTTAGTATTCATCCAGAAGCACCCCAGGACTTGGGCCTGCTTCTCAAAAGCCACAGCCTTGACCTCTGGAGTGCTGTTCTGTCCTGACACAGGAGGCTCAGTGAGCTGGAATTGTCTTGAGGTGACCGACGGACGGACAGACAACAGTGATCTAGACCTAACCAACCCACTGACTTTTTAGCCTGGGGCAGGGTTTCCAGTGCCAAAGACTGCTTGGAACCCAAGTACAATTTCCCTTCTCCTGAATTTAATTTCTGCACAGTATGGCAGACAAAGACACACCCCGGGTCCCCAGCTCCCTTCCCCCCAGTCCCATTCCTCTGCTTGCCCTCCACCTCCCAGTGGTCAGCTCTGCCCTGGTCCTGATCAGAGATGCTCAGGGCTCTCAGTTTGCACTCACCCTGGTCACACACACACGAGCACAGACGCGTTCCTAGGGAGTCTGAGTCGATGAGGTGCTAGGGCCAGGAGTGACCTTTATAGGGGCCCTTCTCCCTTGGctctgggaggggcaggaggt
Proteins encoded in this window:
- the LOC142437068 gene encoding late cornified envelope protein 2A-like — translated: MSCQQNQQQCQPPPKCPPKCPPKCPPKCPQTSSCCSVSSGGCCGPSSGGCCSSGGGGCCLSHHRPHLFHRRHQNPECGECEPSGGSGCCSGSGGCC